A window of the Roseburia sp. 831b genome harbors these coding sequences:
- a CDS encoding GTP-binding protein, translating into MIKVDLVTGFLGSGKTTFIRTYAKYLMDAGKKIGIIENDFGAINVDMMMLQDLEGDQCELEPIVGGNVVEDWKRRFKAKLISMAMQGYDRVIVEPSGIYDVDVFFDMLYDEPLSNWFEVGNIFAMVDAKLDVRMSEQAEYLLTSQVANAGKVILSKAEEASAKEKQQTVEKLNAILEKYNCKRSFKLGTAKWEDDQDVVLAKDSEILGKEQLEGLLHCGYVNADHKKLWFDKNEMFTSLFFVDQKLTEETLQEKIKELMQQERFGTVFRVKGFLQKKDGKWLSFNATHDQMHVQTMEQGQDVLIVIGEHLAKEEIEQLFK; encoded by the coding sequence ATGATAAAAGTAGATTTGGTAACCGGTTTTCTGGGTTCTGGGAAAACAACTTTTATCCGTACCTATGCGAAATATTTGATGGATGCGGGAAAGAAAATCGGAATCATTGAAAATGATTTTGGCGCAATCAATGTGGATATGATGATGTTACAGGACCTTGAGGGAGACCAGTGTGAGCTGGAGCCGATTGTCGGTGGAAATGTGGTGGAGGACTGGAAAAGAAGATTCAAGGCAAAGCTTATTTCCATGGCAATGCAAGGATATGACCGCGTGATTGTGGAGCCATCTGGAATCTATGATGTCGATGTCTTTTTTGATATGCTTTATGATGAGCCGTTAAGCAACTGGTTCGAGGTTGGAAATATTTTTGCGATGGTAGATGCAAAGTTGGATGTGCGCATGTCGGAGCAGGCGGAATATCTGCTGACTTCGCAGGTGGCAAACGCCGGCAAGGTGATTCTTAGTAAGGCAGAGGAAGCAAGTGCGAAAGAAAAACAGCAGACGGTAGAAAAACTCAATGCTATTTTGGAAAAATATAACTGCAAACGTAGTTTTAAATTAGGAACGGCAAAATGGGAGGATGACCAGGATGTAGTTTTGGCAAAGGACTCCGAGATACTTGGAAAAGAACAGCTAGAGGGACTTTTGCATTGCGGATATGTGAATGCGGACCATAAAAAGCTATGGTTTGACAAAAATGAGATGTTTACTTCCCTCTTTTTTGTAGACCAGAAGCTGACAGAAGAGACACTTCAGGAGAAGATAAAGGAACTGATGCAGCAGGAGCGTTTTGGAACAGTTTTTCGTGTGAAGGGATTTCTTCAGAAAAAAGATGGCAAGTGGCTTTCTTTTAATGCGACGCACGACCAGATGCATGTTCAGACGATGGAACAGGGGCAGGATGTTTTGATTGTGATTGGAGAGCATCTTGCAAAAGAGGAGATAGAACAACTTTTTAAGTAA
- a CDS encoding sensor histidine kinase, giving the protein MRHLFSYCKRQCLWIVMYVLCVFTMTLLLYLNGIAADEVLYGIFLMGFFFVLFVAFDFVKYNHKCKQLEQLKQLKQFSLQNLPEDTDTVETAYRELLEKLLIENAGKTNELENKRKDMTEYYSMWVHQIKTPIAAMRLLLQAYESRQAMLDEDEKKKADAARLDELQQMCMEERKEIEEELFRIEQYVEMALQYLRLDAETNDFVFQKCPLDKMVKEAVHKYAKLFIRKKIALHYKELNQEILTDEKWTEFVLEQVLSNAVKYTQTGSVTISTEEEKEAVFLLIEDTGIGIRKEDLPRVCEKGYTGYNGHSDKHSTGIGLYLCSRILKKLGHTIEITSVVGKGTTVKIGFYTGGKDV; this is encoded by the coding sequence ATGAGACACTTATTTTCCTATTGCAAAAGACAATGCTTATGGATTGTGATGTATGTATTGTGTGTATTCACGATGACATTGCTGCTCTATTTGAACGGAATTGCAGCAGATGAAGTTCTATATGGAATTTTTCTGATGGGATTCTTTTTCGTATTGTTTGTGGCATTTGACTTCGTAAAATATAATCATAAATGCAAACAATTGGAACAATTAAAACAACTAAAACAATTTAGCCTTCAGAATCTCCCGGAGGACACAGACACAGTCGAGACTGCATACCGGGAGCTTTTGGAAAAACTTTTGATTGAAAATGCGGGTAAGACAAATGAGTTAGAGAACAAACGCAAGGACATGACAGAGTATTATTCCATGTGGGTTCATCAGATTAAAACCCCAATTGCGGCGATGCGCCTTTTGCTCCAGGCATACGAATCCAGGCAGGCAATGCTCGATGAGGATGAGAAGAAAAAAGCGGATGCGGCAAGGTTGGATGAATTGCAGCAGATGTGCATGGAAGAAAGAAAGGAAATCGAAGAAGAACTTTTCCGGATTGAGCAGTACGTGGAGATGGCGCTCCAGTATCTAAGGCTGGATGCCGAGACAAACGATTTTGTATTTCAGAAATGTCCGCTGGACAAGATGGTAAAAGAGGCGGTGCATAAGTATGCGAAGCTTTTTATCCGTAAGAAGATTGCACTTCATTATAAGGAATTGAATCAGGAGATTCTTACCGATGAAAAGTGGACGGAATTTGTCTTAGAGCAGGTGTTATCCAATGCCGTAAAATATACGCAGACCGGCAGTGTCACAATCTCGACGGAGGAAGAGAAGGAGGCCGTTTTTCTACTGATTGAGGATACCGGAATTGGAATCCGCAAGGAGGATTTGCCAAGAGTCTGTGAAAAAGGTTACACGGGCTACAATGGGCACTCTGATAAACATTCGACCGGAATTGGATTGTATCTGTGCAGCCGTATTTTGAAAAAATTGGGTCATACAATAGAAATTACATCCGTAGTTGGAAAGGGCACCACCGTAAAAATTGGGTTTTATACTGGAGGAAAGGATGTGTAA
- a CDS encoding response regulator transcription factor, with the protein MYKIFMVEDDEIIAKSVKQHLESWNYDVHCVKDFSNVMSEFVSCAPQLVLMDIKLPFFNGYHWCTEIRKVSKVPVIFLSSASDNMNVVMAMNMGGDDFIAKPFDFDILTAKIQAMLRRSYDFMGTGSILEHQGALLNLTEATLSYQDEKLELTKNDLKILQVLMENKEKVVSRDTLMTKLWESDNYVDENTLSVNVNRLRKKLEGIGLTDFIVTKKGIGYRIG; encoded by the coding sequence ATGTATAAGATTTTTATGGTGGAAGATGATGAAATCATAGCAAAGAGTGTGAAACAGCATCTGGAAAGCTGGAACTATGACGTGCATTGTGTCAAAGATTTTTCCAATGTCATGTCAGAGTTTGTTTCCTGTGCGCCGCAGCTTGTGTTGATGGATATCAAGCTTCCTTTTTTTAATGGATATCACTGGTGCACCGAGATTCGGAAAGTATCAAAGGTGCCGGTCATTTTCCTGTCATCGGCATCGGACAATATGAATGTTGTCATGGCGATGAATATGGGAGGCGATGATTTCATTGCAAAACCGTTTGATTTTGATATTCTTACAGCAAAGATTCAGGCGATGCTGCGCCGCAGTTATGATTTTATGGGAACGGGCAGTATTTTAGAGCATCAGGGAGCCTTGTTGAATCTCACGGAGGCAACACTGAGTTATCAGGATGAAAAACTGGAATTGACCAAAAATGATTTAAAGATTTTACAGGTACTGATGGAGAATAAAGAAAAAGTCGTTTCGAGAGATACGCTTATGACAAAATTGTGGGAGAGCGACAATTATGTGGATGAAAACACGCTGTCCGTCAATGTCAACCGTTTGCGCAAAAAGTTAGAGGGAATCGGACTTACTGATTTTATCGTGACGAAGAAAGGAATTGGGTATCGAATCGGATGA
- a CDS encoding 3-deoxy-7-phosphoheptulonate synthase, translated as MDMEFLRKLPTPQELKEQFPVSNKVMQIKEERDKEIRDIFSGKSDKLILVIGPCSADHEDAVIDYISRLRKVQEKVSDKIFMIPRIYTNKPRTIGVGYKGMLHQPDPEKESDMLKGIIAIRQLHKRAIEETEFTCADEMLYPENHRYLSDLLSYVAVGARSVEDQQHRLTASGVGIPAGMKNPTGGDISVMMNSIIAAQSGHTFLYRGWEVKTKGNPYAHAILRGYVDKFGRNIPNYHYEDLQHLLEQYDGKDLQNPAVIIDTNHSNSGKNYLEQIRISKDIMHSCKVSPEIHNLVKGLMIESYIEDGNQKVGDHCYGKSITDPCLGWEKTEQLIYELADLW; from the coding sequence ATGGATATGGAATTTTTAAGAAAATTGCCGACCCCACAGGAGTTAAAAGAGCAGTTTCCTGTTAGCAATAAAGTAATGCAGATTAAGGAAGAACGTGATAAGGAGATTCGCGATATTTTTTCCGGGAAATCAGATAAGTTGATTTTGGTGATTGGACCGTGTTCTGCGGACCATGAGGATGCTGTTATCGATTATATTTCCAGACTTCGTAAGGTGCAGGAGAAGGTAAGTGACAAGATTTTCATGATTCCACGTATTTATACCAACAAGCCAAGAACCATCGGTGTAGGATATAAGGGAATGCTTCACCAGCCAGACCCGGAGAAGGAATCCGATATGTTAAAGGGAATCATTGCAATCCGTCAGCTTCATAAGAGAGCAATCGAGGAGACGGAGTTTACCTGTGCGGACGAGATGCTCTACCCGGAGAATCATCGTTATTTATCTGATTTGTTATCTTACGTTGCGGTTGGTGCACGTTCTGTGGAGGATCAGCAGCACCGTCTTACTGCAAGTGGAGTAGGAATCCCGGCTGGTATGAAGAATCCGACAGGCGGAGATATTTCGGTTATGATGAATTCTATCATTGCAGCACAGAGCGGCCATACTTTCCTATATCGTGGATGGGAAGTAAAGACAAAAGGAAATCCTTATGCACATGCAATTTTAAGGGGATATGTAGATAAATTTGGACGCAACATTCCAAACTATCATTATGAAGATTTACAGCATCTGTTGGAGCAGTATGATGGAAAAGATTTGCAGAATCCGGCCGTTATCATTGATACCAACCATTCGAATTCCGGTAAAAATTACTTAGAACAGATTCGAATCAGCAAAGATATCATGCATAGCTGTAAGGTATCTCCAGAGATACATAATCTTGTAAAAGGCTTGATGATTGAGAGTTACATTGAGGACGGCAACCAGAAGGTTGGTGACCATTGTTATGGAAAATCCATTACAGACCCATGCCTTGGCTGGGAAAAAACAGAACAACTTATTTATGAATTAGCAGACTTATGGTAA